The DNA region GCCCTGGCCGTGTTCGTGCTCTACGTCGCGCGAATCTGAGGCGAAGATTCTTTCCCGTTATCTTCCTTGAGCTTGGGCCCGACGTGCCTCAGCACCGCCATTTGTAGCGGCTTGACGGTCTCTGGGGCTTCGGCCAAACTAGAACAAATAGGGAACAATGAGACGCCAACGGCTTTGAACAAAGGCCGAATAACCTTACGTCTCCAGAGGCTTATAGGATGCTCGAAGAATTACGCCAACGCCTCCAGGCGCTTGAGCGCCCGCCTGGTCTCGAAGACGATCCAGGCACGGTGCCGCTTGGGATTGAGGGCATCGATCAGGTGCTCGGTGGCGGCCTCACCCGCGGCGCACTGCATGAGATCGCCGCGGCCGGCGAGGCCCATATCCCCTCCGCCGCCGGCTTTGCCGCGGGAGTGGCGGCGCTCTCGTGCGCCCCATCTCGCTTTCTGAAAGCGGGGAGAGATCACAAAGGCGCCGTCTGGATCGCCGAGGACATGGCGCTCGCCGAGAGCGGCTCGCTCCACGGTCCCGGTCTCATCGATGTCGGCCTCGCCCCTGAGCGGCTGGTCATGGTCGCGGCCGGACACCGGCGCGATCTGTTATGGGCCATGGAAGAAGCCCTGCGCTGCCGTTCGATCGGCGTGGTGATCGGCGAATTGCGCGGTGGCGCGCTCGACACCATGGCGGTGCGGCGCCTGTCGCTCGCTGCGGCCGAAAGCGGCGCCCTCGCCGTGCTGCTGCGCGCGATGCCTGCAAGCGACGCCTCCACCGCCGCCACCCGCTGGATTATCGGCGCGGCTCCCTCGGCGCCGAACGCTTACGGCCTCGGTACCCCCTGCTTTGCCGCCCAACTCGTGCGCAACCGCCGTGGTCCCGCCGGCACCTGGATCATCGAATGGAGTGAAAGCGATGCACGCTTCATCCCCGCAACGCATGCTCAGCCTGTGGCTCAACCGGTTCCTCACCGACCGCATCGCAAGATCGCGTGAGAGCTCTTTATCCCTCCCCCTCCAGGGGAAGGATAAAGAAGTCGTCGTCGCCGGCAAACGCGGCACTGCCGATGTGCTGGTGGCGGTCGACGCGGCGGCGGAAAGCTTGGGGCTTTCGCCCGGCCTTGGCCTTGCGCAGGCGCGCGCCATGCATCCGGCGATCGATGTCGTGCCGGAGGATGCCGAAGCCGATGCGGCGCTGCTCGAGAAGATCGCCGACTGGTGCCTGCGCTATACGCCGCTCGTCGCCTGCGACGGCCGCGACGGCCTGCTGCTCGACATTGGCGGCTGTGCGCATCTTTACGGCGGTGAGGACGCGCTCGTCGCCGATCTGAGCACGCGGTTGGAAGCGGCGGGCTTTGCCTTTTCCATCGCCATTGCCGGCACCATCGGCGCCGCCTGGGCCGCCGCGCGCTTCGGCAATCCCGGCCGCTATGCCGGCGGCGAGGAACGCACGCTCTTGTCGCCGCTGCCCCTTTTGGCGCTGCGCATCACGCCGGCAACCGCGGCTTCGCTCGCGCGCGTCGGCTTGAAGCGCATCGGCGACATCATCGACCTGCCGCGCGCACCGCTCACCGCCCGCTTCGGCGCCGATCTCATGCGGCAACTCGACCGCGCTTTGGGGCGCGAGCACGAACCCCTGACGCCGCGTTTGCCGGTCGCGCCTTACGTCGCCGAGCAGCGTTTTGCCGAACCGATCGCGCGTGAAGAGGATGTGCTGGCGGTGACCGAGCGGCTCGCCGCGCGACTCCAAACCGCATTGGAACGGCGCGGCGACGGCGCCCGGCGCCTCGAGCTCACGCTGTTTCGCACCGACGGCGCCGTGCGCCGCATCGCCGCCGGCACGTCACGCCCTTTACGCGATCCGCAAGAGATCCGCGCCTTGTTCGTCGAGCGACTGGCCGCGCTCGCCGATGCCTTCGATCCCGGTTTCGGTTTCGACATGGCGCGGCTGGCGGTGCTGACAGCCGAGCAATGCCCGCCGGAACAGATCGGCATCGGCGGCGCCAGCGATGCCGCCGAGATTGGCCGAATGGTCGATCACTTAAGCGCGCGGCTCGGCAGCGGCCGCGTGCGGCGTCTCATCGCGCGGGACAGTCATATTCCCGAACTCGCGGCAGTGGCAGCGCCGGCGCAGGCTGTCCGGGATGACGATGGCTGGGCGACCTTCCGCCGTCATCGCGCCGATGCCGATCTGGCGCCACGTCCGTTGCGATTGTTGGCGCAGCCCGAGCCGATTGAGGCGATCGCGGAGGTACCGGACGGGCCGCCGCTGCGTTTCGTCTGGCGCCGCGCACATCATCAGATCGTCGCCGCCGAAGGTCCCGAACGCATTGAAGGCGTCTGGTGGAGCGAACACGGCGGGCATCGTTCAGGAAATCCCGCACGCGACTACTTCCGCGTCGAGGACAAGAATGGGCTGCGCTTCTGGCTGTTTCGCGCCGGCCTTTATCGCGAACTGATGCCCGGCATGCCGGCACCGGCCTGGTATGTGCACGGCACGTGCGCGTAACTCTTTTACCCTCTCCCCCTGTGGGAGAGGGTGACGAGCAGCGTTAGCTGCGAGCCGGGTGGGGGAAATGACGATCGAGCAAGCGCCCTCACCCCGCAGGCTTCGGCCGCGACGCTCTCCCACGAGGGCAGAGGGTTAGTCGGCGCGAGAGAGTACCAAGTTCATGCGTTATCTCGAATTCGCCGTCGCCTCGAACTTCTCTTTCCTGCGCGGCGCCTCGCATCCTGAAGAGCTGATGATGCAGGCAACGCATGCCGGGCTCACCGGTCTTGGCCTATGCGATCGCAACACCGTCGCCGGCGTCGTACGCGCGCATCTGGCCAAGCGCGAGCATAATCTGCCATTGCGCTATCATCCGGGCACGCGGCTCGTCTTTACCGATGGCACGCCCGACATCCTCGTCTATCCGAAGAACCGCGCCGGCTGGGGGCGGCTCACGCGGCTGCTCACGATCGGCAATCTGCGCGGCAAGAAGGGCGAATGCATTCTCACGCGCGAGGATTTGATCGCGCATGCGTTTGGAATCGAACTGGTGGTGATGACGACGTCGACGTCTGAGGCGCTCTCTCAGTTGCCGCCCCCTCCCCCATCGCAAGCTTGGCTTGGCCGACTTGCGCACGAAAATTCGCAACCCGGGCAGGCACTCAAGGGAACTCTCTCCACTTTCCGCTCCATCGCTCCCGGCCGGGTGCGGCTGGCAGCTTCGATGCTCTATCGTGGACGCGATCGGGCGCGCCTTGCGCATCTCAAGGACATCGCGCGCGAGGCCAAGGTGCCGCTGATCGCGATCAACGATGTGCACTTCCATCATCCCGAACGGCGCCAGCTTGCCGA from Pseudolabrys taiwanensis includes:
- a CDS encoding Y-family DNA polymerase, which gives rise to MHASSPQRMLSLWLNRFLTDRIARSRESSLSLPLQGKDKEVVVAGKRGTADVLVAVDAAAESLGLSPGLGLAQARAMHPAIDVVPEDAEADAALLEKIADWCLRYTPLVACDGRDGLLLDIGGCAHLYGGEDALVADLSTRLEAAGFAFSIAIAGTIGAAWAAARFGNPGRYAGGEERTLLSPLPLLALRITPATAASLARVGLKRIGDIIDLPRAPLTARFGADLMRQLDRALGREHEPLTPRLPVAPYVAEQRFAEPIAREEDVLAVTERLAARLQTALERRGDGARRLELTLFRTDGAVRRIAAGTSRPLRDPQEIRALFVERLAALADAFDPGFGFDMARLAVLTAEQCPPEQIGIGGASDAAEIGRMVDHLSARLGSGRVRRLIARDSHIPELAAVAAPAQAVRDDDGWATFRRHRADADLAPRPLRLLAQPEPIEAIAEVPDGPPLRFVWRRAHHQIVAAEGPERIEGVWWSEHGGHRSGNPARDYFRVEDKNGLRFWLFRAGLYRELMPGMPAPAWYVHGTCA
- a CDS encoding ImuA family protein is translated as MLEELRQRLQALERPPGLEDDPGTVPLGIEGIDQVLGGGLTRGALHEIAAAGEAHIPSAAGFAAGVAALSCAPSRFLKAGRDHKGAVWIAEDMALAESGSLHGPGLIDVGLAPERLVMVAAGHRRDLLWAMEEALRCRSIGVVIGELRGGALDTMAVRRLSLAAAESGALAVLLRAMPASDASTAATRWIIGAAPSAPNAYGLGTPCFAAQLVRNRRGPAGTWIIEWSESDARFIPATHAQPVAQPVPHRPHRKIA